A part of Tessaracoccus timonensis genomic DNA contains:
- a CDS encoding maltose ABC transporter substrate-binding protein — translation MHKRLIAIAAAAALALTACGGSGGGEAKPSEGSKSEQPKQAGSLTIWADETRLDAFKELGAKFKESSGVTLDVVQKPTGDIANDLIAQASSGQGPDLVVTAHDRLGDLVQNGVISPIDFASKADAFNPVAVQAVTQNGKVWGMPYALENIALVRNNKLAKDTPDTLDKLIEQGKSNGSKYPLLVQQGDQGDPYHMYPIQTSFGAPVFKMQGDEYTTELGMAGPEGEAFAEYIKKLGKEGILSGDIGGDQAKQLFLDGKSPYMITGPWNTAEFQKAGMDISVLPVPSAGGKPSAPFVGVQVVYVSAKSKNALIANQFIDFLGSKEAQDKLYELGGRVPALTESADAVDDELMSGFNDAAKDGQPMPTIPEMNAVWEFWGNTQIQIIDQKSPDAKAAWQTMVKNIKSKF, via the coding sequence ATGCACAAGCGCTTGATCGCTATCGCCGCGGCTGCTGCTCTCGCCTTGACGGCGTGTGGAGGCTCCGGTGGTGGCGAAGCCAAACCCTCGGAAGGTTCGAAGAGCGAACAGCCCAAGCAAGCCGGGTCCCTCACCATCTGGGCGGACGAAACTCGTCTCGATGCATTCAAGGAACTGGGCGCCAAGTTTAAGGAAAGCTCCGGCGTCACCCTCGATGTCGTGCAGAAGCCGACGGGCGACATCGCGAACGATCTCATCGCGCAGGCATCGTCGGGCCAGGGCCCAGACCTCGTTGTCACAGCCCACGACCGTCTCGGCGACCTCGTGCAAAACGGCGTGATCTCGCCCATCGACTTCGCGTCGAAGGCGGACGCCTTCAACCCCGTCGCGGTGCAGGCCGTGACCCAGAACGGCAAGGTCTGGGGCATGCCCTACGCGCTGGAGAACATCGCGCTGGTGCGCAACAACAAGCTGGCCAAGGACACCCCGGACACGCTCGACAAACTCATCGAGCAGGGCAAGAGCAACGGCTCGAAGTACCCGCTGCTCGTGCAGCAGGGCGATCAGGGTGATCCGTACCACATGTACCCCATCCAGACCTCGTTTGGCGCTCCTGTCTTCAAGATGCAGGGCGACGAGTACACCACCGAGCTGGGCATGGCCGGCCCCGAGGGCGAGGCCTTCGCCGAGTACATCAAGAAGCTTGGCAAGGAAGGCATCCTCTCCGGCGACATTGGCGGCGACCAGGCCAAGCAGCTCTTCCTCGACGGCAAGAGCCCGTACATGATCACCGGCCCGTGGAACACCGCGGAGTTCCAGAAGGCTGGCATGGACATTTCCGTGCTCCCCGTGCCTTCGGCAGGCGGTAAGCCGTCGGCCCCGTTCGTCGGTGTGCAGGTGGTCTACGTGTCCGCCAAGAGCAAGAACGCGCTCATCGCGAACCAGTTCATCGATTTCCTCGGGTCCAAGGAAGCCCAGGACAAGCTCTACGAGCTCGGTGGACGCGTGCCGGCACTCACAGAATCCGCGGATGCCGTCGATGATGAGCTGATGTCTGGATTCAACGACGCCGCGAAGGACGGTCAGCCCATGCCGACGATCCCTGAGATGAACGCTGTGTGGGAGTTCTGGGGCAACACCCAGATTCAGATCATTGATCAGAAGTCGCCCGACGCTAAGGCCGCGTGGCAGACGATGGTCAAGAACATCAAGTCGAAGTTCTGA
- a CDS encoding LacI family DNA-binding transcriptional regulator, whose amino-acid sequence MITTTLADIAAAAGVSTATVSRVMNQKPGVKDTTRNAVLRALEAAGYEAPTKLATRVVAILVPELSNPVFPQYAQELSLVLYDAGYSAIVCPVSQGGYSEMQYLDTLRSSEISGIISVSGASADSLASKAPYQMLTDDHIPAVYINGSSDDIAAPFFCADDHAGIELAVEHLRGLGHERIGLAVGQPRYMPTTRKAEAFLALGFDEADIEYTEYTADGGGRAGRRLLASDHTAIICGSDVMALGLIQEASRQGLSVPADYSVIGYDDSPVMHLTSLTTVRQPVNTISEAAVGALLAMLRDEHVAANEQLFAPDLTIRDTTGAP is encoded by the coding sequence ATGATCACGACGACCCTGGCCGACATCGCCGCGGCCGCTGGAGTGTCCACCGCCACAGTCTCGCGAGTGATGAACCAAAAACCAGGCGTCAAAGACACCACTCGCAACGCCGTGCTGCGCGCACTCGAAGCCGCTGGCTACGAAGCCCCCACCAAACTCGCCACGCGCGTCGTCGCCATCCTTGTGCCTGAACTGTCCAACCCCGTGTTTCCGCAGTACGCGCAAGAGCTCAGCCTCGTCCTCTACGACGCTGGCTACTCGGCCATCGTGTGCCCCGTGAGCCAAGGTGGATACAGTGAGATGCAGTACCTCGACACGCTGCGCTCATCCGAAATCTCAGGCATCATCTCTGTCTCCGGTGCATCGGCCGACTCGCTCGCGTCGAAGGCGCCCTACCAGATGCTTACCGACGACCACATCCCCGCCGTCTACATCAACGGTTCAAGCGACGACATCGCCGCGCCCTTCTTCTGCGCCGACGATCACGCAGGCATTGAGCTCGCCGTCGAGCACCTGCGCGGACTCGGCCACGAACGCATTGGGCTCGCCGTCGGCCAACCGCGCTACATGCCCACCACCCGCAAGGCGGAGGCATTCTTGGCGCTCGGATTCGACGAAGCCGACATCGAGTACACCGAATACACCGCCGACGGTGGCGGCCGCGCGGGCAGACGTCTGCTGGCCAGCGATCACACGGCCATCATCTGCGGCTCCGACGTGATGGCCCTCGGCCTCATCCAGGAAGCATCCCGCCAGGGCCTCAGCGTTCCCGCTGACTACAGCGTCATCGGCTACGACGATTCGCCCGTCATGCATCTCACTAGCCTCACCACCGTCCGCCAGCCCGTGAACACCATCAGCGAGGCCGCCGTCGGGGCGCTCCTCGCGATGCTGCGCGATGAGCACGTGGCGGCCAACGAACAACTGTTCGCACCAGATCTGACCATTCGAGACACGACAGGAGCACCATGA
- a CDS encoding glycoside hydrolase family 13 protein encodes MTTTPWWRDAVIYQIYPRSFADANGDGYGDLAGIISRLDHIRDLGVDAIWCSPFYRSPMKDAGYDVADYLTIDPMFGYLDDARQLIDECHQRGLRLIVDLVPNHTSADHEWFQAALASAPGSPERAMYHFADGRGEHGELPPNNWTSIFGGNAWTRLHDADGNPEQWYLHLFDTTQPDLNWDDERVREGFDEILRFWLDLGVDGFRVDVAHSLVKAPGLPDDDADYRMISGGQGPMWDQDGVHEVYRRWRAILDSYEGERILVAEAWVDDADRLALYLRADEMHTAFNFGFLTCEWDAEHYREQIETSLAADAKVGAPTTWVLSNHDTMRHTSRLGREDEPGVHKEFLGPGDPQPDEELGLRRARAATMLELALPGSAYIYQGEELGLPDHTTLPHEYRQDPAWFQSNHEELGRDGCRIPLPWDAEAPGMGFSPTGKTWLPQPEGYAHYAATQQRGVEGSTLELYRRLLRLRKELGLGAGSLTWLDAPEGVLMFDNAGVQVIVNVSGSPVPVPAGREVLVASHPVESEIPANTTAWLR; translated from the coding sequence ATGACAACCACCCCGTGGTGGCGCGACGCCGTCATCTACCAGATCTACCCCCGCTCATTCGCCGACGCGAACGGCGACGGGTACGGCGATCTCGCTGGCATCATCTCACGGCTCGACCACATCCGCGACCTCGGCGTCGACGCCATCTGGTGCTCGCCGTTCTACCGCTCCCCTATGAAGGACGCCGGCTACGACGTCGCCGACTACCTGACCATCGACCCGATGTTCGGCTATCTCGACGACGCCCGCCAGCTGATCGACGAGTGCCACCAGCGTGGGCTGCGGCTCATCGTCGACCTCGTTCCTAACCACACCAGCGCCGACCACGAGTGGTTCCAGGCGGCGCTCGCCTCCGCCCCCGGCTCGCCCGAGCGGGCGATGTACCACTTCGCCGACGGCCGCGGTGAGCACGGGGAGCTGCCGCCGAATAACTGGACCTCTATCTTCGGCGGCAACGCCTGGACGCGCCTCCACGATGCCGACGGCAACCCCGAACAGTGGTACCTCCACCTGTTCGACACCACGCAGCCGGATCTCAACTGGGACGACGAGCGCGTGCGCGAAGGCTTCGACGAGATCTTGCGGTTCTGGCTCGATCTCGGCGTCGACGGGTTCCGCGTCGACGTGGCGCACTCCCTGGTGAAGGCCCCCGGACTGCCCGACGACGACGCCGATTACCGGATGATCTCGGGTGGCCAGGGCCCCATGTGGGATCAGGACGGCGTGCACGAGGTGTACCGACGGTGGCGGGCCATCCTCGACTCGTACGAGGGCGAGCGCATCCTCGTCGCCGAGGCCTGGGTGGACGACGCCGACCGGCTGGCACTGTACCTGCGCGCCGACGAGATGCACACCGCGTTCAACTTCGGGTTCCTCACCTGCGAGTGGGACGCCGAGCACTATCGCGAGCAGATTGAGACGTCGCTCGCTGCGGATGCCAAGGTGGGCGCACCCACGACGTGGGTGCTGTCGAACCACGACACCATGCGCCATACATCCCGGCTCGGACGCGAGGACGAACCGGGCGTCCACAAGGAGTTTCTCGGCCCCGGCGATCCGCAACCTGACGAGGAGCTCGGTCTGCGGCGCGCCCGCGCCGCGACAATGCTCGAGCTTGCGCTGCCCGGTTCGGCCTACATCTACCAGGGCGAGGAGTTGGGTCTGCCCGACCACACGACCCTCCCCCACGAGTACCGCCAAGACCCGGCTTGGTTCCAGTCCAACCACGAGGAGCTGGGCCGCGACGGCTGCCGCATTCCGTTGCCCTGGGACGCCGAGGCGCCGGGGATGGGTTTCTCCCCCACCGGCAAGACCTGGCTGCCCCAGCCGGAGGGTTACGCGCACTACGCGGCGACCCAGCAGCGCGGCGTCGAGGGCTCCACGCTGGAGTTGTACCGTCGGCTCCTGCGCCTGCGCAAGGAGCTGGGGCTAGGCGCGGGCAGCTTGACGTGGCTCGATGCCCCCGAGGGCGTGCTGATGTTCGACAACGCTGGCGTGCAGGTGATCGTCAACGTCTCGGGTAGCCCCGTGCCCGTGCCCGCTGGGCGGGAGGTGCTCGTCGCGAGCCACCCCGTCGAGAGCGAGATCCCGGCCAACACCACGGCTTGGCTGCGCTGA
- a CDS encoding endonuclease domain-containing protein — protein MDIFANQPIIAVRDHPHLANALRSMRRRGKAWSPLPGVYAHPNVPDTWETRVHAAMAWAPDHALVGAAAARVTWWDDLPIDDIELWGARKESPVPWLTVRRASLDPDVMIWHDDYKVAAPALSAVQLVKSVGGNAVDEALRRGAATVADMHLALSHVPGHTGNRLARRILWESRDVPWSEFERLAHTMLRRARITGWKANATVQVGGMAFPADLLFGGSKLIAELDGYEFHRERATFVRDRVKQNLLTLAGWQVLRFTWETIDDLVPQIRQALSQKS, from the coding sequence ATGGACATTTTTGCGAACCAGCCCATCATCGCTGTCAGAGACCACCCGCATCTCGCCAATGCCCTGCGCTCCATGCGCCGCAGAGGCAAAGCGTGGTCGCCGCTACCTGGCGTCTACGCCCACCCCAATGTGCCGGACACATGGGAGACCCGCGTGCACGCCGCGATGGCGTGGGCTCCCGACCACGCCCTCGTCGGTGCCGCTGCCGCTCGCGTGACGTGGTGGGACGACCTGCCCATCGACGACATCGAGCTGTGGGGCGCCCGTAAGGAATCCCCGGTGCCGTGGCTCACGGTGCGGCGCGCGTCACTCGACCCCGACGTCATGATCTGGCACGACGACTACAAGGTCGCGGCCCCTGCGCTGTCGGCGGTGCAGCTGGTGAAGAGCGTGGGTGGCAACGCCGTCGACGAGGCACTGCGACGCGGCGCGGCCACCGTCGCTGACATGCACCTGGCCCTCAGCCATGTGCCTGGGCACACGGGCAATCGCCTTGCCAGACGCATCTTGTGGGAGTCGAGGGACGTGCCGTGGTCGGAGTTTGAGCGGCTCGCTCATACCATGCTGCGACGCGCCCGCATCACGGGTTGGAAAGCGAACGCCACCGTGCAGGTGGGCGGCATGGCCTTTCCCGCCGACCTGCTGTTCGGCGGCAGCAAGCTCATCGCGGAGCTCGATGGCTACGAGTTCCACAGGGAGCGCGCCACGTTCGTACGCGACCGCGTGAAGCAGAACCTGCTCACCCTCGCCGGATGGCAGGTGCTGCGGTTCACGTGGGAGACGATCGACGACCTCGTGCCGCAAATCCGCCAAGCGCTCAGTCAGAAAAGTTGA
- a CDS encoding YhgE/Pip domain-containing protein, translating into MRSITHFVRYEFRRFKGVPRLALIFVLLLPLLYGVIYLGANWNLYDNIDEIKVAVVNNDKPTKFEGMEIDGGGQFVEALRDRPVFDWQFLDSEEEAREGLREGEYYMVITVPENFSSNLVSAGNYDPKRAVITMHRDDANGFIIGSLTGKAEDTLAKTLDSTVSDAYFRALFGSLEEIRQGMLDAADGAGQLDDGLAQVKDGVAEMHEKLLEASSKTEGLVDTANAIEKGLDGVSASVDEMSKGAAQMRSGASTVADSGAAVAGSIQAAAAQVDPLINHALGQLPKIREQAGELVKVQGEINSDGGGLVVELNRHVDRARTHSSSLSAKYPELAKDKDFIALTRELDGARNSHVTLTSKLDQAATLTAGINLQLDTSGLEKAARNAQSSLDNARKQAGGIDDGVAAMRAGAGTVDQGLQDGRDALRSVGAQARSVTDSIPEVVDGVVRLTDGVGQLNTAVPQLSDGAHKLRTGLDDGARRLPQLSDSEQENLAVVMSSPVDLEQVVDHDAENYGRGLAPLFASIGLWILCISGFLVVRTISGRALTGRGNPLRIASTGLGPIAAIGLVASWLMGFGLWFFLGLNPVHPVLFFLLLTVSSLSFLSLAYMFRVILGSPQTALFLVWLIIQIPSSGGTFPVQMLPPLFQYLAPISPMWYSVTAFRVTISGGSMATYWMCIGVLAGVLALAVTASVLLIRRRQRFRMRDLHPPMITSESTADYAFSIRPR; encoded by the coding sequence ATGAGGTCGATCACCCACTTCGTGCGCTACGAGTTCCGACGCTTCAAGGGCGTTCCCCGCCTCGCGCTCATCTTCGTGCTGCTGCTGCCGCTGCTCTATGGCGTCATCTATCTGGGTGCCAACTGGAACCTCTACGACAACATCGACGAGATCAAGGTTGCCGTAGTCAACAACGACAAACCCACGAAATTCGAGGGCATGGAAATCGACGGCGGCGGCCAATTCGTCGAGGCGCTGCGCGACCGTCCCGTATTCGACTGGCAGTTCTTAGACTCCGAGGAGGAGGCGCGAGAAGGGTTACGCGAGGGCGAGTACTACATGGTCATCACGGTGCCCGAAAACTTCTCGTCGAACCTCGTGAGCGCCGGCAACTACGATCCGAAACGTGCCGTGATCACCATGCATCGCGACGACGCCAACGGGTTCATCATCGGCTCGCTCACAGGTAAAGCCGAGGACACGCTCGCGAAGACCCTCGACTCCACCGTCTCCGACGCCTATTTCCGGGCACTGTTCGGTTCGCTGGAGGAGATCCGGCAGGGAATGCTGGACGCCGCAGACGGGGCAGGGCAGCTCGACGACGGGCTCGCCCAAGTGAAAGACGGCGTCGCGGAAATGCACGAGAAACTCCTCGAAGCTTCCAGCAAGACCGAGGGCCTCGTCGACACCGCCAATGCCATTGAGAAGGGGCTCGACGGTGTGAGCGCGTCGGTGGATGAGATGTCGAAGGGTGCCGCGCAGATGCGCTCCGGGGCGAGCACCGTCGCGGATTCTGGGGCGGCCGTTGCTGGGAGCATTCAGGCGGCTGCCGCGCAGGTCGACCCGCTCATCAACCACGCACTGGGGCAACTACCGAAGATTCGCGAGCAGGCAGGCGAGCTGGTCAAGGTGCAGGGCGAGATCAACAGCGACGGCGGCGGGCTCGTCGTCGAACTGAACCGCCACGTCGACCGGGCGCGCACGCACTCCAGCAGCCTCAGTGCGAAGTACCCTGAACTCGCCAAGGACAAGGATTTCATCGCGCTCACGCGCGAGCTCGACGGGGCGCGAAACTCGCACGTGACGCTCACCTCGAAGCTCGACCAGGCTGCAACGCTCACGGCAGGCATCAACCTGCAGCTTGACACGAGCGGCCTGGAGAAGGCGGCCCGCAACGCGCAGTCGTCGCTCGACAACGCGCGGAAGCAGGCGGGCGGTATTGACGACGGGGTCGCGGCCATGCGTGCCGGCGCGGGCACCGTCGATCAGGGCCTCCAAGACGGCCGTGATGCCCTGCGCAGCGTAGGTGCGCAGGCGCGTTCGGTGACCGACTCGATCCCTGAAGTCGTCGATGGCGTGGTGCGGCTCACCGACGGGGTGGGCCAGCTCAACACCGCGGTCCCGCAGCTCTCCGATGGTGCCCACAAGCTCCGCACTGGGCTCGACGACGGCGCTCGACGCCTGCCGCAGCTGAGCGATTCTGAACAAGAGAATCTGGCCGTCGTGATGAGTTCTCCGGTGGATCTCGAGCAAGTCGTCGACCACGATGCCGAGAACTACGGACGCGGCCTGGCACCCCTGTTCGCATCGATCGGCCTGTGGATCCTGTGCATCTCCGGGTTCCTCGTCGTGCGCACCATCTCCGGGCGCGCGCTCACCGGCCGAGGCAACCCGCTGCGCATCGCGTCGACGGGGCTCGGACCGATCGCCGCCATCGGCCTCGTAGCCTCCTGGCTCATGGGATTTGGCTTGTGGTTCTTCCTCGGCCTAAACCCCGTGCACCCGGTGCTGTTCTTCCTGCTGCTGACCGTCTCGTCGCTGTCGTTCTTGTCGCTGGCGTACATGTTCCGGGTGATCCTGGGCTCGCCGCAGACCGCGCTGTTCCTGGTGTGGCTCATCATCCAGATTCCGTCCAGCGGTGGCACCTTCCCGGTGCAGATGTTGCCGCCGCTGTTCCAGTATCTGGCGCCCATCTCGCCCATGTGGTACTCCGTGACGGCCTTTAGGGTGACGATCTCCGGCGGATCGATGGCCACGTACTGGATGTGTATCGGGGTGCTGGCCGGGGTGCTGGCGCTTGCGGTGACCGCGTCGGTGCTGCTCATCCGGCGCAGGCAGCGTTTCCGCATGCGCGACCTGCACCCGCCGATGATCACGTCGGAGTCGACGGCGGACTACGCCTTCTCGATCCGTCCGCGCTGA
- a CDS encoding ATP-binding cassette domain-containing protein, with protein MNAVLEAKNLEAEGPRGRIFGPLDLTLDARQICVVHGEQGSGKSSLLLALAARLRAATGSLTIDGIDAIANPRRAMALTGVARLGDYVAPEDRLTLRESLFERCFLEGISIHDGVARADQLERLVGFRLDRTTEMADFTPLERTIASVGLVMLRPSKVVVLDDADVLVPHEQQSLMFELISRMLSLDDAVLIAATLDRGTAPAGAVEVTLPSQKKKSSRPIDEGLAIVGLSKAEPFEIDPDVVVASIRNAGPIEDSVPDDNDTPTEDDGDDEEAEA; from the coding sequence ATGAACGCCGTGCTCGAAGCCAAGAACCTGGAAGCCGAAGGCCCTCGTGGGCGCATCTTCGGCCCACTCGACCTTACCCTCGACGCTCGCCAGATCTGTGTGGTGCACGGTGAGCAGGGCAGCGGGAAGTCGTCGCTGTTGCTCGCGCTGGCCGCCCGACTGCGCGCTGCCACCGGCAGCCTCACCATCGACGGAATCGACGCCATCGCCAACCCCCGTCGTGCCATGGCGCTCACGGGCGTCGCACGGCTGGGCGACTACGTCGCGCCAGAAGATCGCCTGACGCTGCGCGAGTCCCTGTTCGAGCGCTGCTTTCTGGAAGGCATCTCGATTCACGACGGGGTTGCTCGCGCAGACCAGCTGGAGCGGCTCGTCGGCTTCCGCCTCGACCGCACCACCGAGATGGCAGACTTCACCCCGCTCGAGCGCACCATCGCGTCGGTGGGGCTCGTCATGCTCCGGCCGTCGAAGGTCGTGGTGCTCGACGACGCGGACGTGCTGGTGCCGCACGAACAGCAGTCGCTGATGTTCGAGCTCATTTCGAGGATGCTGTCCCTCGACGACGCGGTGCTGATCGCCGCCACCCTCGACCGAGGCACCGCGCCCGCGGGCGCCGTCGAGGTCACACTGCCGTCGCAGAAGAAGAAATCGTCGAGGCCTATCGACGAGGGGCTCGCCATCGTCGGTTTGTCGAAGGCCGAGCCCTTCGAGATTGATCCCGACGTGGTGGTGGCAAGCATTCGCAACGCGGGCCCCATCGAAGATTCGGTGCCCGATGACAATGACACGCCAACCGAAGACGACGGCGATGACGAGGAGGCTGAGGCATGA
- a CDS encoding TetR/AcrR family transcriptional regulator, with protein MVTRPTRSEVQQELLRAAEAVFSEQGYQRASLNQIAERAGFTKGAVYSNFKSKPELYVATCERWIMASVQHLQPRLSAAIEGVVELELVAERLAEVLVERIPDAVTHQRTLAEFRMLAVHADEVRDGYTTLLERRMAMVEEVLAGHPLTSGYSQERRRNIAFGALTMLTSLTMECVAAPAVVSFSLAREALARCLKGLLA; from the coding sequence ATGGTCACCAGGCCTACCCGCAGCGAGGTGCAGCAAGAGCTGCTGCGCGCCGCAGAAGCAGTCTTTTCCGAACAGGGCTACCAGCGGGCGAGCCTCAATCAGATTGCGGAGCGCGCCGGATTCACCAAGGGCGCGGTGTACTCGAACTTCAAATCCAAACCCGAGCTGTACGTCGCCACCTGTGAGCGGTGGATTATGGCGTCGGTGCAGCATCTGCAACCCCGCCTCAGCGCTGCCATCGAGGGCGTCGTCGAGTTGGAGCTCGTCGCGGAGCGCCTCGCGGAGGTGCTGGTAGAGCGGATACCCGACGCGGTGACCCACCAGCGCACGCTCGCCGAGTTCCGCATGCTCGCCGTTCACGCCGACGAGGTGCGCGACGGCTACACCACGCTGCTCGAACGACGCATGGCTATGGTGGAAGAGGTGCTCGCAGGCCATCCCCTGACGAGCGGATACAGCCAGGAGCGGCGTCGAAACATCGCCTTCGGCGCACTCACTATGCTCACTTCGTTGACGATGGAATGTGTGGCGGCGCCCGCCGTCGTATCGTTTTCCCTGGCGCGCGAAGCGTTGGCCCGATGCCTGAAAGGACTGCTCGCATGA
- a CDS encoding HPr family phosphocarrier protein: MTEMTVTVGSTIGLHARPARIIAQAAQTFDASVILAHNGQSVVASSPLMIMSLGAEHGAAVTVVSEDESAARAIADLVEQDLDARDRPLASKSPLAQ, encoded by the coding sequence ATGACTGAGATGACCGTTACGGTCGGATCAACCATTGGGCTGCACGCACGCCCAGCTCGCATCATTGCCCAGGCTGCCCAGACTTTCGACGCTTCAGTCATCTTGGCCCACAACGGCCAGTCCGTCGTGGCAAGTTCCCCGCTCATGATCATGTCGCTCGGCGCAGAGCACGGTGCAGCGGTGACGGTCGTGAGCGAGGACGAGTCTGCAGCGAGGGCAATCGCTGACCTCGTCGAGCAAGACTTGGACGCGAGGGATCGCCCGCTCGCGTCCAAGTCCCCGCTCGCTCAGTAG
- a CDS encoding aspartate ammonia-lyase, with protein MSRIERDSLGELEIPSDVYWGVHTARAVENFPISKRAIGVYPDLIRAFAQVKQAAARANADLGELDDERAGYIDQACQDIIDGRLQDQFVVGVIQGGAGTSTNMNVNEVIANRALEIAGHPKGDYAFIHPIDHVNRAQSTNDSYPSAVKLAIAAAIKKLIAEVQLLQYSFHLKSREFRHVLKVGRTQLQDAVPMTLGQEFHGFSTTLAQDIERLQGLLPLLFSLNLGATAIGTGITAHADYAPAVMQHLRAITGEAGLSTARDLIEATSDTGVFMSTSAVVKRAAMKISKICNDLRLLSSGPQAGLGEINLPARQAGSSIMPGKVNPVIPEAVSQVAYVIAGSDVTVAMASEAGQLQLNAFEPVMAHVILQNTTWLRRAIRTLRINCVDGITANEEHLAEMVNNSVGVVTALSPAIGYQAAADVAKAALRGEGTVRELVVQRGLLDEAQVDAMMNPAQLSNQGPETQTMPTLTPELIAAIESDLDSADRLEHY; from the coding sequence ATGAGCCGCATCGAACGCGACTCGCTGGGCGAGCTGGAGATTCCCTCCGACGTCTACTGGGGCGTGCACACCGCTCGAGCCGTCGAGAATTTCCCCATCAGCAAGCGCGCGATCGGCGTGTACCCCGACCTCATCCGCGCGTTTGCGCAGGTGAAACAAGCTGCGGCACGCGCCAACGCTGACCTCGGCGAACTCGACGACGAACGCGCCGGCTACATCGACCAGGCCTGCCAAGACATCATCGACGGACGTCTGCAAGACCAGTTCGTCGTCGGCGTGATCCAGGGCGGCGCAGGCACGAGCACCAACATGAACGTGAACGAGGTGATCGCGAACCGGGCGCTGGAGATCGCAGGCCACCCCAAGGGTGACTACGCGTTCATCCATCCCATCGATCACGTGAACCGTGCGCAGTCCACCAACGACTCATACCCGTCGGCGGTGAAGCTCGCCATCGCGGCGGCCATCAAGAAGCTCATCGCGGAAGTGCAGCTGCTGCAGTACTCATTCCATCTGAAGAGCCGCGAGTTCCGCCACGTGCTGAAGGTGGGGCGCACCCAGCTGCAGGACGCCGTGCCCATGACGCTCGGGCAGGAGTTCCACGGGTTCTCCACCACGCTCGCCCAGGACATCGAGCGTCTGCAAGGCCTCCTCCCGCTGCTGTTCAGCCTCAACCTCGGGGCGACGGCGATTGGCACCGGCATTACCGCGCATGCCGATTACGCCCCCGCGGTGATGCAGCACCTGCGTGCGATCACGGGTGAGGCGGGGCTATCCACCGCGCGCGACCTCATCGAAGCGACGAGCGACACCGGCGTGTTCATGTCCACGTCGGCGGTGGTGAAACGCGCCGCGATGAAGATCAGCAAGATCTGCAATGACCTCCGTCTGCTCTCCTCCGGTCCGCAGGCCGGCTTGGGCGAGATCAACCTGCCCGCCCGGCAGGCTGGCTCGTCGATCATGCCAGGCAAGGTGAACCCGGTGATCCCGGAGGCGGTATCGCAGGTGGCCTATGTCATCGCCGGCTCAGATGTGACGGTGGCGATGGCCTCCGAGGCGGGGCAGCTGCAGCTCAACGCCTTCGAGCCCGTGATGGCGCACGTGATTCTGCAGAACACGACGTGGCTACGTCGGGCCATCCGGACGCTGCGCATCAATTGCGTCGACGGCATTACGGCCAACGAGGAACACCTAGCGGAGATGGTCAACAACTCCGTGGGTGTCGTGACGGCGCTATCGCCCGCCATCGGCTACCAGGCTGCTGCCGACGTCGCGAAAGCGGCGCTGCGAGGCGAGGGGACTGTGCGGGAGCTCGTCGTGCAGCGTGGTCTACTCGACGAAGCGCAGGTGGACGCCATGATGAACCCGGCCCAGCTGTCGAATCAGGGGCCGGAAACGCAGACGATGCCCACGCTCACGCCTGAGCTCATCGCCGCCATTGAGAGCGATCTCGACTCCGCGGACCGCCTCGAACACTACTGA